A stretch of DNA from Marmota flaviventris isolate mMarFla1 chromosome 16, mMarFla1.hap1, whole genome shotgun sequence:
AGTGACTGTGACAATACCTGCCATCTAACATGGATGCACAAGGACttctagatatattttaaattgtttaaaaataaatagttttgcAAAAATAGTTAAATGTCTTGCATCAATTTGATCACATGGTTACAACTCTGTAATAGTTCTTAATCCAAATAGCTTATAGTGAAcacttaaattatattattatagaaTACGCCATATTCCATCTCATTAGGTGAAAACATCAAAAAATGAAAGGAGTCTTTGTAACAAGGTACAATCAATGTCCCACCAAAATGAAGTACCTTTCCCCATTTAAGTCAAAATACCAAACACTGTGATATGGCATTGTGCCTTTCCTTGGTAATATCTCagttctgtctcttaaaaaaaaaacaaaaaaaaaacagagaggctggggatgtagctcagtgataaaacatgTGCCTAGCATGAACCCCagcacctccacccccaccccccacaaaaaagcaaaaactaagaaaaaagtgAGGATACAGAGATGTTTGATGACAATGCCAGCCATAGACCAAAGACCTTTACCCTTGTGTTTTAAAGAAGGGAAGACGGGAAAAATTAAAGTGACACAGGAAGAAATGTCCAGCATTTTGCTTTAAGGCTTGTTTAGCTGGGAATGTTTTCTGAATGGAACAATCTGAAAATTAGACTATGTTGCAGAATTACAAAGTGAACAAACACTCCACattccaaaataactaaaaattctCAGGCATAATATCCCTTCCCATTGACTtactcaaaaacagaaaaaacgaGAGGCCAAATTACTCTAGACTTGGTtcaatgaaaataacaaataaatgaaaagcctGTTCCGAAACTGCAGTGGATCCTGCAGGAGGCAGGCTTCTGTGTATCTATAGTtctgttttcatctttttctcaTGTGATGCTCCAcaatttccaaaatttttcaaCTCAAGTCACTAAGGGTTGATTTTATTAgaggcaggagaaaagagaagtcaAATCTAGCACATTTTATTGTgactacataaaagaaaaatataaatccaaCTTTAAAGcaatcttttctttctattcaaatcaatttcaaactttttttaataaactttaacaTTGTTAAGAGAATCCAGTCCATTTATGAAAATTAGTTGTACAATCAGGTTCACCCAAGAATGTGCTGACTAAACTAAAGAAATCACAGATTAAACATTTAACCAAAGGAACAGTGCAGGCAACATGAACACAGCGCTCTCACGGGAACTGATCTCATTTCTGTAGTCACTATTCCAGTCTATAGGTCTTTACACTATGCCAATTTGTACCCGGGTTTAATGACAGAAAAGGCCACGATTGCTAAATTTGTGGTATATATCTCTTTATGACTCTTAAATGTAAGGCCATTTATTAAAATGGACAAACCACAAGATGAAAATGAAGGCAACAGAAAAACACAAAGTTTTCACAACCAAAATATTAGCAcaaccttaaaaataatttagaagttGTAAAGATATGTGGCAAATTTGCATCCCATTAACTAAGATGATGTCAAttaataattctaaataaatctttttgaAGTATGacattaaaaagtcattttcagTGTATATGTAAATAGTTTTATCACACGTTCATTCAACAGTAACTTTTGAAAATGGgtcatttaaaaagacaaagtaaTTTTCATTCTGTAAGTTTCATTCAACTTTACTTAGGGTTGAAGACACATGAAATGTGCTTTTAATGCATAAAAATCACAGTGGATAGCAGCAAAGGACGGGGGGGGGGGCATCAAGGAGAATCTGATAATTCACATTGCGATTATTCGGCACACTAATGAAAGATAATTCACACTTCTAGAATCTCAAGACATCCctttttaaagaaccaaaataaacccaAGACACCTTGCAGACACTTCCCCACCCCTTAACAAACTGTTGACTcttacacataaaattaaaatagttatgGCAGCAAAAGATTCTGATGGCAATGAAAGTTGTAAACTGTATCTCAATCTCTTTTTCTTATTCCCAAAGTGCAAGATGCAGGGTTCTCAATCTTTCAGTAGTGCTTCTCCTGTAAATAATCCTTCATTTTGTTTGGCAAAGGCAGTTTCTGAATCAGGTCTATCCTGGTATACTGACGTATAACGAAACGACACAGGTACTGCAGAGAACGCACCTGCATGAACCGTGACACTGGATTGGTCAGTCTGACGGGGTAGGTTGCAGATCCAGGCAACCGAGACCTTGAATAACAAAAAGCTCCATTTTCAGAGTCCCTGATTGAATGCTCGATTAGATCAACTATGGATGTATGTCCTTCCACATCTGGTTGTTCATAAAAGCTAAACCTACCATTCGAGTGCTCAATTCTAGTGTGAAGTGTTTTACCATGGGAACGAAAGCTCAAGCTTAGAAGGTAACGGTCGTCAGAACTATCCCGAACAAGAAAAGAACCATCGGGCACGTTGGCTAGCTTCCCTTCTGCCTCCCAGCGTGTGATTGGTCCCCAGTACCATCCTTGTTTTGCAAGTTTCTTCAGCTCCTCCGTAAGGCTTGTCACAACCATGGGACCACTACTTTGCACAGAGTCATAAACCCTTGCCACCCCAGGGGCAGAGTTAGGATCAAAATTCAAATGACAGCGCATACTTTCAGCCACATGGGCATCTGTGCCCGTGAGCCCACTGAAGTTCCTTTGGATCTGATTAGTCTGCATTGGAGGTAGCAATGGCGAGAGTGGAGGGACCTCATCATGACTTGCTCTGGGGCTCTGCAACATGACTCCTGTGGTGCCAATCAACAAGCCATTCACTGACTGGTCTACAAAGATCTCTGGGGCAACAACTAGGTCCTGGTCTACCTGATTCTCATCTTCGGCAAAAGAGCTCCCTCCCACTTGAGGAGGAACCGCAGAGACCTCCATGGGCGAAGAAGTGTCCAGACAATAGCTGCGCGATCCTTCCAAAGGACACATCCCCTCGTCTAAAGGCACGGTGTACTGAATGTAGTCCTGAGGCACAAGTCCAATAACTACAGGCACGTGTTCCTCCAGGTGGAGATGCAAGTCTCCGTGGGGAGAATCTGAACGCTTGAGGGAACCATTCTGCTCCTGGCACACAGTTTCAGCCTGAAGGTCATGGAAATCCTTTCGAACCCCGTTCAGCGCAGGACTTGGACTAGAAGAGTGGACCAAAGCTTTGACCCTCACCTCCATTTTGATACAGGTCTCCTCAGAGTTCGTGGGTCGGAGAGGCCAGGGCGTGGGGCTGTAGTGGTGACTGCGGAGGGAAGTGGACCTGATGGGCCTCTGAGCTCTGACGTCCTTGAAGACCACAGGAgccgaggaggaggagaaggtgtcCTCCTCAGCCAAGCCCCCCGAGGGCGTGCTGCCCTTGCCCTTGGGCTTCTGCTTCACAGAAAGTCGCCTTTTCAGGGTCCCCATCAGGCTCTCGCTCTTGGATCTGCTTTTCCCACCTTTCTCATCTTCGCTATTGATATCACAGCTGGCCATATCTTTACCGTAGCAGCTACCAAACAAGGAATCATCTTTTCCAAAGTCACTGGCTAGGGATGGCTGTTGTACTACCATGAAATCAGTGTCTTCTTTacttttattcaaattaaaagaCTTCCGGAAGGTTTTAAGACTAATTTTCTTCATTATGACTAGTTACCTAATCCAAGGGATCAATTTCTCACTGGAGTATCACACTCAAACATCTGGAAAGGCCGCAGTGCTGCATCTATATATTTTTCCAGCCTCATATGACCACTGGagccattttctaaaaaaaaaaatcaaaaaagacaaaacacattaaaataccCACAAgtgattttgatttttcaagTAGAACTTTCCACCAAAGTTTTCTTTTACTCAGTTTTAATCTTTTAGTTTCTGAAGAAGAACAACCAGTCTTTTCTTGAGATGTCAGCTCTTTCAGTTTTTTCCTATTACACCCTGCATGGTAGATCACTGTCTGCTACGCAGTGGGCATGTGGCAAATACTGGATAATATTTAAGAacaagccgggcacagtggtataTGTCTATCACCTcagttactggggaggctgagcaggaggactgggccaacctgggcaatttagtaagacccagtctcaaaataaaataaaaagggccaggaatgtagctcagtggtagaggacttgcccaccatgcatgaggccctgggttcacctGTACCCCCTCAACGACAGACATAAGAACAAGACCTCAcctattttatcctttttatgcaccttgcttttctgttttatcctttttttttttttcttttggcactggggattgaacccaagggcgcttaaccactggggcacattcccagcccattttgttgttgttgaattgtttacttagagacagggtctcactgagttgcttatgtgTGAAACAGTGCTCATGTGTACCTTCAACACTAAATCTGACTACTTCCCTTCCTCTACCTATTTGCCAATCCATGAGGCACTCCATAGAACTTAGAGAATACCAGCCAAACTCATCCTCCAACAACTTACAcacattctaaatatttaaacatctttaaaaatatataaataaaaagaatccatAATCTTTGGAAAATTATCCATTTATTTTCACTAGTTCTTGCAGGGAAGGCTCATGCACTGTCACGTTCCTAGTTCCTAGCATAGAGAGGCAAAATGCCATAGGTTGAGCCCTTTCACCTCGTGCCTGAGCCCACTCAGCATCCTGGCAAATGACAACAGCTTGAACTTTGATCACAATCCTTAACTCACTCTGCATTTACTAAGCCCCTGTTTCACACACAGTACTGTATGGTTACCTGAAgactaataaattatttatgatcGCCTAATCCAAGAGGCAAaaacagatgaagggataaatTATAACATGAACCCATTAGAAAGAGTGGTAACTTAAGGATGcaggtgagagaggagagagatctGACAAATATTTGCTTTCAGTTATAGATAGCATTGGATTGGTATATAGCTAGAATCTGTATGAACACATACTTAGTAAGAACCATTCAGATCAAACAACCTATGGGGGATCAGCAATACCCTCTCCGTTAAATAAAGCAACTTTAAAACCATCTTACTGTcatatactgtattttttaataagacagaaaaaaataaaatactgacaaataCTGTGCTACATCTACATTAAGCTGTCCTCAGGTGAACTCACCACATACCACCTTCTACTCAATCACTAGGTAAGTGTAACTGCCCTTAGAGCACAATCAGTAGCTATTCCAAGGTGGTAAGTACTCAGATTTGAGTTAACCCCGCTAAATGTGGGGTTCAAACAGTTCTGCTTCCCACTATCACATCCATACCAAGACTGGCAGCCACAGGAGAAGCAGTTGGTAGTTATCTACTTGAAAATTATTCCTTTTCAACTACCAATCCATATGTACCTCAAtagtaataaagaaataaaattcaatccTAGAGATTAGAAACTATATAAATTTCTATTAGACCATATGGTCTTTTATTTCTCACACATTTTCCAGGCAAAGATTACTCTAGAATTTTTAAGAGTATCTATTTTTCTGTTTGCACTTCCAAAAATATATGCCATCTTTTTATAGGATTACCATCTGTCTTAAGCTTAAGTAAATGTTCTGAATTAGTTCTACTGCTTTTCTAattgtaaaattttaagtttacaCATGGTTTGAAAATATGTACAATGGTTCAAGGAAAAAGGTTTTAGATTCTTACAGTAAACTTTATATATCATGAactcttttttaaggaatgatttCAGGCAGCTGTAACATCTAATGCCAAAACATCAAGACAAATCAAATTACTTACTTCCAGCAAAATGGCcttatcatcctcattttacaaataaatttaaaatttatcttaaattaaaattcgcccaatgaaatgaaatgatttgctaCTAGAAAACAGCAGATCCAGAATTGGAACCTGGCTGTGAACTAACTGCCTCGTTTGTCTTCCTACCCCTTAAATCAGTGGCTCTTAAAACTTTCAGGCCCGGGATACCTTTACTCTCCTAAAACTTATTAAGAACACGAAAAGCTTTGTTTATGTGGATTATAGCTACTGAAATTTATCctacaagaaattaaaaatagaagagtttaaaatatttaattaataattcatCTTCAAACAATATACTTATTAAGTGTTAACAGACAGCATTTCAGGGAAAAGAACTACACTGCCCCACTATAGAAGGCAGCGACAGAAATGGCACTGCTTTACATGTTCAGTCTCTTCTGCCACTCAGAGGAGACAGCTGGACTTAACTCCGCTTCGGCACTGAATATCTCACAACATGTTGTTTTAGTTGGAGTGTAAGAAGAAATCCAGCCTAGTTTAGAGCTATACTTGAAAAAGGAGGACTGTATCTTATTTATAACCTTTTCATATCATTGTGGATATTGTTCTTTGATATTATACCAAACCTCAACAAGTGACAATTTCTTAAAAGTTAatcagggctggagatatagctcagctggtagagtgcttgccttccatgttcaaggccctgggttcaatcgccagcaccacaaaaaaaaaaaaaaaaaaaaaaaggttaatcaCACTGCGAAATCTGCAACCATATCAAAAATCATTTTCTCTATTACAGTCTATCGTGCATCTTAAATCAACCTTTTTCACGTGGGTGATTTTGTAACATCATCTATTAGTTATTTCATCACAAAGTCATGTTTGTGAATGTCACTGATCTCCTTAGAACACTCTTTGGTAGTGGGCCACAGTGACGGCAACGGCGAGCTCAGAGCTGTGCCTTGTGCTTAGAAGTCTGAACTGTGCTACTGGCAACAATACCATTGGCTATTCTCAGGGAAGTCACAAGGCTCACCTTGATCATTTACAAAGTGTCTACTAAAACAAGTTGAATAGTGTGTCTTTCAattgttcttttaagaaaaagtaattttttttcatgaaaaaggTAGTAGATGCAGTCAGTAACTCAAACTGTGGCAGCAAGCACTTCCCCCTGCACTAGCCTTCCTTCTTGTTTAGTGTGCAGTTGCGCTTTCTAAATACACCCATTTCAAGGTAAGGATTGTAAAAAGATGTGTACTCAAGGCAAAGActtaatgaaattaatatttttagcttCATCAATGGCACAATCAAGCATGacagaaattttctttcatatttctgttttgttttaccaAATTGCTTGTCAATAAAGAACATATGACCATTATTTAAGTTCACTACTATTACTTAAGTTTGCTACTATTAAGTTTGACATATGATCAACAATGTTCTCtctagcattattttttaaagttgtattaCTTGATAATTTGCCTAATAAGGGTAAATACATACTACATACTGGCCTGATATGTGCCAGGCCTTGATTTCAGCTTTCTGAAGATATTGTGTCTTACTGAGCTTCATGATCTACAACACCTTATAAACTCAGCACTATGCAGGAGCCAGTTATGACACTGTGGAACCGCCTGTCTGTATTTATTAAAGTCCCAGCTTCATTTAGGAGCTGGATAATCTTAGGAATAATAGTACCTATCTCTTGGGTTAGAGATGGAGTTAAATGTGCTACTGCATGTGGTGTCCTTAAAATAATGCATGTGTTAGAAGTATTTGCAGCTAGCAGTGGTACTAAGATTCTCAGTGTACAAACGGGAAAGCAGAGGCACAGGCAGATGAAGCCACTTGCTTAAAACTACAACTGATCAACGGATTCTAGAGCCCACTAAATCAATACACACACTTTTGActgcataatttattttataagaaatatgaaattaacCTAAATTGAAGGAAATAACAATCCACATTAAAAATTAGTGGCCTACTTTTCTGAATTATGATGACCACAATGTCAAACACATAGAAGTCCCAATATACTTGACTCAAGAAAGCAAGCTATGAAACAACACAGAGATGATCCTACTTGTGTGCACATTTGTACACCTAAACGTGCACATTCAGTGTCAGAGCATTTAATTCACAGAGTGAACACAGCTCTAAAGAATTCAAAAAGGGATCAGCAAGCCCAGTTGAAGTTCCTGTTCTCATTAATTCTTTCTGTAACAACTGAGCAAGTTTAACATTACTACAAAACAACTACCCACTTCCATACCTACTAAAGAAAATACAGCAGTCTAGATACAGGAACGCATCTGTGTGTCCATCACCTGGTATCAGGAAAGGCAGAACCTGAGTTCCTCAGAGCCAGAGGTAATCAGCTCTCCAGTCTTTCCAGTGCTTAACTTCACGACACAGAAACTCCCCTCATGCCTTGCCTCCATGTCCCACACTCGTCCAGTCTTCTGCCTCCCTCATCAACCACAACTTGGGGCTCTTCCAGTGGCTCTGCTCTCTGTGCCACCAGCAACAAAAACTTCATCCAGCCACTTCCCTGATACCCAAACCATGGCGCCCTTAAGTTCAGTTCACGTTGTACAGCAGTGGTTTTCATCATTCACTATGATTTCCTTAATTTTGCCCAATTCTTTGCATCCTTTGTCTCTCTCATTTTATCATTCCAGCTCACAACTTTGTCTTGACAATTACAAAACACTACACTTCCTGGAAAAGTCTGAAGACTCAAGCTGCAAACAATGGTCGAAAATAGGGGTGGACTCAGAAATGTGTTTCTACTGTAAAATTGTAACTCTCACCCCCGGAGGTCAGAATGTAGTAAAAATGTACATTTACCTTCTTTGCTGCTCATAAGAACTCCATTTAGCAGAGACTatttcatctccattttacagaaaaacaaaccaaactttTGATAGTTTAATACTTTGCTCAAAGTCACAAGGAAGCCACTCATACTGTGAAGGAAGCATACGAAAAGGTCTTTAAACTATTTgtcattagggaaatataaattaaaactgtaAGGAGATTCCATTCTTTACACTGCCAGCTGAAAAGCTGGAACATGATGTGTGCTACTATGACACGAAGCACAGTGAATAGCAGCCTAGGGATTGATGGCACTGGGGCCACTCTCCTGAGCTCACACTGCAGCTGTCACTTTCTAATGACCTGGATACTCATGgctggtttcctcatctggaaatgCAGATGAGAACAGCATCTGCCTAGGGAGATTCACCTCTGGCATGATGGAGTTAGGAGGTCCATAAATCCTCTCCCCCAAAGCTAAGTATAAAGCTGGATTAAACCACCAAAAGCAACCCTTTCAGCACAGAAGACATAAGCAGCATACCCCAAACTAAGACACTTAATGCACAGAAACTAGTGACCCTGAGTAAGGCAGAGGGAAGTACCCCTACAAAGGGAGCAGGAACCACGGAGGCAGAGGAAGGACACATTAAAAGtgctgaaaaaattttttaaaaaactgttaaccaagaattttatgttcaaaacaatgCAAGGGTTACcaggaaaaattaaacatgaaataaaCACATTCCTCTGAGGCTGAGTAAATATGTTGCTAGCAGGCctgtcatataaaataaaaataattaaaaaatatatatatatgtatatatggaagTGCTTCAAATTCAAAGACAGTAACCTTTGGTGATAACTGGAAATGATAAACACATACATTAATGCAAAATACTGCATCTCTTCTTCTTTAAGGGACATGAGATGGTATAAATCAATAACTATAACACTACTGAAGTCATAACACGTTACACACAGATGTAATATTGTGAAATGGCATGAAGGAATTCAGGAAGCAACAGAGGAAGTTAAAGCCAAATGTCGACATCTTACCAGAACCAATATTATTTTGAAGTAAACTGTGACAACTAACAATACATACAGTGATCTATGGAAGAATCGCAAAGAAAACTACtccaaaaatattgttttaaaaaaaagccacaaGATGAATTAAACTGGTGCTAAAATATGTGCACTGAACACAAAAGAATGCAACACAGGaacaaatagaaataagaaataaatttttaaaaatccaaaagcaaaacaatagGTATAAATCTAAAACATCAATAATTACAGTAAATGTGATGTGCTGAACCCATTACTCCAGGAGTCAGCAACTACAGTACAGTGTGTAGGCATAGGCCACCATCATGCTTTTTGCAGCATTCATGAAAATCCTCAGCAAACCCCATACTTAACAATCAAAGGACTGAATGCCCTGCTCCAAGAGTGAGAACAAAGGAAGGAAGCCTGTGCTCACCGCCTCCAGTGGACACTGGACTGAGGGGTTAAGCCAGAAAAAACAGTAACAAAATGCATCCAAACTGGAAAGTAAAAAGCATAAAACTACCTTCATTCACAGCTGACATAATTTTTTATGTAGAGAAGCTTAACACAACTATGTGTCTATAAATCTTGTTCCAACAACAGAATTGCTAGCAAACAAATAtccttacctcacaccatatgtaagaattaattaaaaatgcatcACAGAACTAGATGtcagagctaaaactataaaatttcaaagagaaaacttTTGTGATGTTGGTTTGGGCAGAGGGTTCTCAAAGGTAATATCATAAGGCacaatattacattaaaaattatgagacttcaattaatttttaaaaaattaaaaatgttcatgcttcaaaacaaacaattaaaagaaTGACAAACTacagatttggagaaaatatttgcaaactataacTGACAAAGGACTTGGAccaagttctttatataaagaactctcttGACTAAggcaaataacccaattttaCAAATGAGCAAAAGGTGAGGtctagttcagtggcagagcatagGCTAATgtgccagaggccctgggttcagttctcagaaACACAAATGCACGCAGAGTGAAATACCTGAGTAGAGCTTTCACCAAAGATTTACAAATGGtttaaaaagcacatgaaaaggtCTTTAAACTATTTgtcattagggaaatataaattaaaactgtaAGGAGATTCCATTCTTTACACTctctctaaaatgaaaacagcaTATCACGTGAAGTTAAGGATGTAGAGCAAATGGAAACCTGATATGCTGCCgacatatataaagaaatgaatgataGGGCTGGTGCATTTCAGACCTTCATCAGGTCACATGGatcatcttgttttttttataGCTGCATAGTACTTATGCCTcattatgcatgtgtgtgtatggggggtaGTACCTGAGAAACTCAagtttctccttttcatttcagTCAAATTTATCATTTGACCCTTTTACTGCCTGAAGAAAATTCTCTTACACTGAAATACACATTCTTGTGTATttcctactaaaaaaaaaaaatagtaaagctTTGTTTTCCCCTAGTTAATAcaatattgatttatgtatgaGGTAGGAATTTAATTTTCTCCACATGGATAACCAACTGGCTTAACACATTCATAGAAAAATACTGACCTTCATTGCACCTGGACAGTAATGTTTCTAATGATATTCATTGCTGAATATAACCTTAATTGCAAAAATTAATTTGACaatatgaaacttttaaaaatcatactttcACCTAACAATGCTATTTTATGTATCTTCAAGAAATAATAtgaaatcaaaccataacaatgttccctgtattgtgattttaaaaagagtttaa
This window harbors:
- the Socs6 gene encoding suppressor of cytokine signaling 6; amino-acid sequence: MKKISLKTFRKSFNLNKSKEDTDFMVVQQPSLASDFGKDDSLFGSCYGKDMASCDINSEDEKGGKSRSKSESLMGTLKRRLSVKQKPKGKGSTPSGGLAEEDTFSSSSAPVVFKDVRAQRPIRSTSLRSHHYSPTPWPLRPTNSEETCIKMEVRVKALVHSSSPSPALNGVRKDFHDLQAETVCQEQNGSLKRSDSPHGDLHLHLEEHVPVVIGLVPQDYIQYTVPLDEGMCPLEGSRSYCLDTSSPMEVSAVPPQVGGSSFAEDENQVDQDLVVAPEIFVDQSVNGLLIGTTGVMLQSPRASHDEVPPLSPLLPPMQTNQIQRNFSGLTGTDAHVAESMRCHLNFDPNSAPGVARVYDSVQSSGPMVVTSLTEELKKLAKQGWYWGPITRWEAEGKLANVPDGSFLVRDSSDDRYLLSLSFRSHGKTLHTRIEHSNGRFSFYEQPDVEGHTSIVDLIEHSIRDSENGAFCYSRSRLPGSATYPVRLTNPVSRFMQVRSLQYLCRFVIRQYTRIDLIQKLPLPNKMKDYLQEKHY